Below is a genomic region from Magnetococcales bacterium.
CGATAATGCCCAACACCTTTGGCATTCAGCTTGCGGATAAACTCATGGACATCGTTCCAGGAAATATTTTCCACCGGACACCCTTTGCCACAAAGTGAAAAATAAGCCGGATTTGATCCCATCACAGCCTGCCACTGACCTTGCGTGATCTCGTGCCTGGCAATCTCGAACGTATCCAGACATACCTCATGGATCGGCTTTTCTTCGTTATGTCTGTCCTGTTCCTCGCTTCCCATCTGAAAACATCCACCGGGTACCCGCACAAATTCCATGCCAATCGATGCCTCGGAGGCCCCAGACGTTACTTGTGGTGTCGCATGGGAACCTTCATCTCGGATCTGTCGTGCTTCTTGTGCCTTGATGTCTGCCTTCTCTTGGACCTGTTCTCGTTCTGCCCCCCTGCGCCCCTCTTCCGCCATGAGTTTCACCCAAGGTATCATCACCAACACCAGCATCCATCCCACCGACTTGTTCTTTATCATGATTCGCCCCCCAGATCGGGTTGAAACTCATCGGGCCATCATCACGGATCTGTCACACACTTTTGAAAAAAGCCTTGGATGCCATATAGTTCCGGACCCTGACCAGATCAAAACCTCCATGGCCCCCCTATTCCAGATCAACATGATTTTGAGTCTGAATCTTAACGTATCTCAAGACACAACCCCTTGGCAACAAAAAAGTGGCCATCAAGGAATCCTGAATGGATATTCCGTCTATCAGATTTCGATTGATTTCATGATCACCTTCAAATCCCGCAGCAGGGCATTGGCCATGGCCAGACGCTCCGCCTTCACCTGGGGGCCACAATAACGGGAGCGCAGGGCATTGACCTGGAGATTTTCCAATTCCGGATTGAACACCGGACCCAACTGCGTATTTTGGTAGGATTCGACCAGATGGATGAGTTGCCAAGTCAGTTGAGCCAGGTCGAGGGGACGATAACTCTCCACAAATTCCGAGAGAAACAGCAGTTTTTCAATCTGACCGGTTGCATCCTTTTGCAACATGTCCAAAAATCCCAGCAACAGGGCCACACGCTCCTCTCCCTGCCAGACCGGTTGCCGCACACAGCAGAGGGCGCACGCATGTTGCGAGGCCGGAAAGAGGTCACGTATCCGTTCGGCAACGACAGGTTGAATAGGGCGGTCCACATGCAACAGACGCACATAACGTTC
It encodes:
- a CDS encoding formylglycine-generating enzyme family protein, with amino-acid sequence MIKNKSVGWMLVLVMIPWVKLMAEEGRRGAEREQVQEKADIKAQEARQIRDEGSHATPQVTSGASEASIGMEFVRVPGGCFQMGSEEQDRHNEEKPIHEVCLDTFEIARHEITQGQWQAVMGSNPAYFSLCGKGCPVENISWNDVHEFIRKLNAKGVGHYRLPTEAEWEYACRSGGKDTEFSGNIDAQQVAWYANN